Genomic segment of Citrus sinensis cultivar Valencia sweet orange chromosome 7, DVS_A1.0, whole genome shotgun sequence:
TATTCCTTGCAAAAGGTCTTTTGGCATTTAGCATTACTGAGGAAGTTCATATTCTTTCTAACAGATAAATCAATTGTGCTTTTCTTAGGGAATCTGTTTTCTTTGATGAGCCATCATGTGCGCCAGTGGAAAAGTCACAATCAGTTTAATTTCGATACTAAATTGTTGGGGCATAGACATATCTGGAAGTATTCAAGTTTGCAGagaaaaaacttaataaaaaacaaaagaggtTTCATTTGTTCATATACTGCAGAAAAGGATCTAAATTTACAGCTAAGTGATGCGCGAGTGATTTATGGTGTAGCTCCTGCTCTGGGCCACAACCAGGTATATTCTATTTTCTGTTCGTTTTCATAAAGATGGATGACTTGATTGCATATAGAATATTTTGGTTTAgagaattttgatattttatttgtctaAAGATCTTATGTTTGGGGATTAATACCTAATTGATTTCATCTCAATGTTAAAGTGAAATACTAAAATTCTAGCCTTTCTGCGTCTTGATGAGGGCTTGACGGTGTGTCCTCTTGATGCCCAAATCTGGCTCTGTCGCATGTTCTGATTGTCTGGTGCTCTGCATTGTTTTTTCAAAACTCCAATACATATCTCCAACTTATGCCATCTTAGgttcttctttcctttttcttttgtacttttttctttgcattttatgTTAGATCTTTAGAACGTAATCTTTTGCTAAACGAATCCATGATCTCAAACTCGTACTTTACTATTCCTATCACTATGAGCTGTCTttttgatttgaaattttttctcttctgcCTATTGTTTCTTGTTGGTAGTTCCAATGAACAAGCTTTTACTAATCTTCTGATTTTCCATGCAttgaattctatttttatgcAGAAGTTGCTATGATGCTGAATGGATAATATGTAATAATGTTTAACATTGTTGGGAGACTGTATCGTCTACAGCATGTTCTAAATATAGAGTTTGCATGCTGAATAAAATTTCAGTCACACGTGCTAAATGAAGAGACTTGTTTCACTTTTATTATGTGCCAGCTGATGTGTGTGACTAGATTGTCCAATGATTAAATTTAGTAAGTTTCAGTGTGAGgtacattttgttttgatttcgTTTCCCccaattaattacttttgacATCCATTTTATTCTTGTATAAGTCTCATTCATCATAATAGTCTTTTAACATTTTGAGCTGTTCACATCAGTAGTTCTATAGCCTCGTTTGATAACCTTCTGCGATTCTAGGGAACAGTTTGTCCTTGTTTTTTGACAGCTGGCTCACTCCTTTTGTATTTATCCTTAATCTCAATACAAGTTCTCTTTGTTCCTTgtgaaacatgaaaaataattgacgGTTTTGCTTTTAATTAGAGACAAAAGTATGTAATTCATGATTATGCTTGTTAAATGGAAAGAAAGCAACAATTACATCTCCCCCTCTCCGTTTCTCCCTACTTTTTAGCTTTTACATTTcctgaaaaaataaacttgcTTTGTCTTCTTGAGTTTGATGATTTGCATATTCCTCTGACAGTTTGGCTTCTTACTGCTAACAGGAGTTGCATCCAGAATCCCATCTTAGAGTTCCTGCAATTGTGAGTGCTCTTGAAAAGATGGAGCTTACGTCGGAGGTATTCAATGGTGTTCATGTTATgtcattattcaattttatgacTTCCAATTTCCATGCTTTGTCATCTTGCCATATTGTATGCAATTGTAGACTTCCATCTTTTGTCAATTATTTTCATCTCAGTCAATTGAAGTTGAAAACTACTAGATTAAACTGTGATTATGATGAATAACATCGCCTCAGTTGTCAATGACAAATTACTAGaatatttattactttcttcACCAAATAAAACTACTTCAATgagcatataatatttttaaaatttgtgaatgcttaactaaaatttgaagagagacTTTGCTGGAAAAATTGTATTCTATTCTGTAAGATAGAGCAATTTAAGTGAAAAGTAACATCACTTCTTGTCTCACATGAGGCTTGAGTTGAATCCTGTGAGTCTGTGACCAGGCTAAAAAGGGTTTCTGAAGTAGAGAAGCTCACCTCCAGTTTTTGCAGTGCATAGGTACAATGGCCTCCTGTGGACCAAGATAGTATTGAACTAATTGATCATAAAAGCTAACAGTTCTAGAGAGCAATTATACGATGGTATTTTTTGGAGCACCAGTTTATTTGTTACTGCTTGTTTATTATCTTTTCCTACATGTCTCAGTTCCGTGGCTCAGAGATCATtgaacttaaaaattttagccCCGCTTCAGTTGACGACATTGCAAGTGTTCATGCAAGAGCTTACGTATCAGGACTTGAAAAGGTAGATGGCTATTTTCCactctcttttcctttttcagttATGCCATTCCATGTTTTGATCATATGTGAGAGGAGAAATACTTGAGAGTGGAATTGGCCTATAGGTGTAGctaatgtatttttattttggtcattgccattttatttttctcaccAGCAAATCATTTTGTACACTCATCTATGCATGTGTACAAACATTGACttaccaaaataattattcatttaatctTCTTGTCAGTATTTAACATCTGGAGTGCTAATTGATTATATGTATTGGTTTATAGGCCATGGATCGGGCTTCACAACAgggcattattttaattgaaggTTCTGGACCAACATATGCTACTGCAACTGTAAGTGAATTTCATTAAGTAgctgaattttgattttggattttgtgGATGCGTTGACTCGCCTCTAGATACTATACATTGGACTATTAAATATATGCCACAGTTTCCACAGTGTAAGacaattatgttatttatcaGCCGATGAGTGCCAGAATAAACCAACATGACTCCTTATGATTGTTAGGAGAATTTGGATTAGAGCacagtaaattttaattgtccTAGAGGCACATTGCAAACTTTATTGCTTCTTTAGTCTCTGTCTTCTGCCTATAATAGGAAGAAGTCTCTCTCTgtaatttcttaaataataatgaagttACTAGTAGATCAATTCTGCTGATTATTATCAATTGAAAGAACTTTGAGATCGCATTCTCCAGTTATTGGGTATTCATTAGACTTTAGAGCAGTAGCATAATAAGTGTTAAGTTGTCATCAGTTTGACGGAAACAACTGCCTTTTCACTTCTAAATTATTCATATGGCTATTGGTGGATGATTGCCGTTACCAACTAGTTGTTTCTGCTCTATAATTCATTGCAATGAcatattctttatatttttgttgagGCATCATTTGATGTCTCATTCTGTAATGATTTCTATATCTTCTTATTCACGgatatgaattttctttttggtaatGGGCTCAAATTGATAAGTTTAGGAGTAAAGATTAGGAATATTGTTGTActagattattttttatcagaaaATTTGTGTAGACTCATAATTTTGATTGTGAATACAATGTTATGGGTTTCAGCTGCAGTTTGTAAATAAATGTatggataaaaataaaagaaaaaatatctgCTCAGTTTAGAcataaaatgagaaataacACTTAACAGTGCATTCAAGGATGGAATTTGGAACTTTAGCATTCCTAATCTTCCCGTCCACCTTTTCTTGGTAGTATATTGATATAGTTCTGATACTTGTACTTCAATATGCAACCAGTTCGTCAATTTTCCCCTTCTTTctgatgatgattttgttCTTGCAGACATTCCAGGAGTCACTTGCTGCAGCTGGAGCTGGAATTGCCTTAGTTGATTCAGTGGTGATGTCTTGACCTAGAATGTTAGtctttgtaaaaatattttagttgaaAATGCTGAAATTGTTTCAATTTCACAGCATGCAATACCTGTGTCTACATTGTGATTTAACAGATATCTTGTTATCAGAACCAGATGGTATCTGTAAACACTAGATGATTGTAAGCTAAAAAAAcagttattttgaatttatatcAGCTAAAACTTTGTTTAGATAAACATCAGGTTGCAGCGTCTAAGAACCGCCCGGATCCACCTTTGGGTTTTGCTTTGATAAGACCTCCTGGACATCATGCTATTCCAAAGGGGCCAATGGGGTTTTGTGTTTTTGGGAATGTGGCTATCGCAGCTCGTTATGCTCAACGTGCTCATGGATTGAAGCGAGTATTtatcattgattttgatgttcACCATGGAAATGGTACAAATGATGCTTTCTATGATGATCCAGATATATTCTTCCTTTCAACACACCAGGTGAGTATAGATTTGGTccacaaaatatataagaatgtCCTGTTTCTCATGTTTGATTATTCAGTTGTACATTTCATGTTCTGTTCAATTATCTACTTCCCTTATCCCTTTCTTATTTATGATGGCACATGGGAAAGGGCAACACAGGTCATAATACTATTTCTACTTATATCATGCTCAAAAGCACATTTTTAAGCACTAATGGATTATGAGAACATTGACATCAAACGCACGGCTTGGTACTATGCAGACATTGGACATATGCTGATTTCAAAAGTTTGATGCTGAACAAGCTTATTAACTGATCAAACCCTAATGTACTCACTAATACAGGATGGAAGTTATCCCGGTACTGGTAAAATTGATGAGGTAGGTCGTGGAGATGGTGAAGGATCAACACTCAATTTGCCTTTACCTGGAGGCTCTGGTGACACTGCAATGAGAACTGTGTTTCATGAAGTTATTGTTCCATGTGCTCAACGGTTCAAGCCGGATTTGATTCTCGTCTCTGCTGGGTGAGTTGCCCTTTCCCACGTCTAAATGTAACTTGACGGATTAcggcaatttttatttttatttcttttgaaaacTCTCTCTGACGATGATGAGGATGAGTTTTATAATGATCaggccaaaaaagaaaataataatatggtAATATGTGAAGTCAGTGACCTTGTGGTGATCTTGCAAATATTGAAATGAAATGACTTTCaacatttcaaatatattGCATACATGTGCTAGGGTGTGCATCCAACCACTCACGCTTGCATTTTTCCAATTTGGATCTTTAATAACAAGCCAATCCCACTATAACGGATGGATAAACTATTCTTCAAAATTCTAAATGAGAGTTTGAAAATGTTGTCACTTGGTACTTAGATTGAATTATCATCCTCATTCCGGCCATTCACCTACTCGCGTGTCTCATATTGAACTTTATCCAGATACGACGCTCATGTACTGGATCCACTGGCCAGTCTACAGTTTACAACAGGGACATACTACATGCTTGCAGCTAACATTAAACAGCTTGCCAAAGATCTATGTGGAAGCCGctgtgtattttttttggaaggaGGCTACAACCTGAATTCTCTTTCGTACTCAGTGGCGGATTCTTTCCGGGCTTTTCTTGGGGAGCCTAGCAAGGCATCTGAGTTCGACAACCCTGCCATCTTGTATGAAGAACCCTCTGCTAAGGTGAAGCAGGCAATTGAAAGAGTAAAGCACATACACTCCCTGTGAGAATGTCTAAACCTTCATAATTTAACTTTCGTATAGCTGCTCGAGGTCTCTCCATATTTGAAGTTGTTGCATGTGGATACACTACTCAATGACATAATGTAGTAAATGTTAGTGATGTTTAGCATATTTGATTTAGCATGTATGTGATCTGTTTAATGAATGCTTGCACTAGATGCCCACCCAAGTAGATTATTTATGTGATGATGACAACAAGCTTCTTATGGATTTGATAAAGCTACTTCATGACTGTTGGCATGGTTGCATTTCTACAAATGTCGGCAGTAGCTGCATCAATGGCTGCATTTCAATGCTGCTAGCCGTCTTCATGAACTGCAAAATGCGCCAGAACATGAATCAACATGATTAATGTTACCATAAACATGGGCTAAGGCTATTCATTTCATGCTTAGTTATTTACCGAGAGAGAATGCAACTTGGCGTGCTATTGTGGTTACGTAGAAGTAAGAGGGTATTTATTTGTGGACTAAGGTGTGCTTGTCAACTCGCATAACCCGAGACTGCTTGCAGTGCAGTCTCATGTTGGGCTGTACAGCTGCTGCGACAGTTTGTTTCTTTagctttctttaaaaaaaaaaataaatgaataaaagtaaatttgtaTTTCCATATTAGATTATCTAATCAtattatacaaaattaatttttattttctttcattttttacataataataattaatataaatttataattttttattcaaatattacattacatttttattttatattaactatattaaaaatataatcaaatattaCGTTAGTTGATTATATTacaataactaatatataaaaattaatttttttaaataatacagTATAAGGAattataaatacttaaatattaataaatttaaataatattcatttaaaattaatagtaataagaaatatgatataaaatattagcaTATGTAATACAATATATATTGCACTAACATGATTTTGCATTATACCTTAATTCACCTTAATGCAATATAATATGCGCAGCGCGTCTTAAAGGAGTATCTGTAGTATGCATTGTCGTTCACACTACAAAGTATTTAAACTTTGAAGTTTgaagttcatttattttgaatacttATCTATTTTTGTGGcaacatttataaattaggTTACTTTGAAATTGCAATCACCAATAGTCACATCTTAGATATATGCTTGCAAAgtcaaaaacacaaaattgtATCCTAAATAATGTGACACATGACAtgccattaatttattagtgcTGTGAAATCAtgtaaaaaagttaattattacCAAATATTTGGCAATCATTAATTGATGACATCatcatttgaaatataaacTTTACGTATCAACTCTTATACGTATTTTTACTTTGTTATATTTTCAgaccattaatttttatttgaaatgaaTTGAGAAGTCTCTTATTCAAGACTTGTTGagatgataaataattatattattcataaaaatatgtgtatattttttatatttttagtataAGAAATGTCCTTCTAATTTGAACACTTGGACAATATGGCTAGAGATATTTCCACCcactttagaaaataattataagaagtacacattattttttaaaaaatacaaatcaacAAAGAGTTTGGatcattaatcaattaaatccttcctataatttttttcacttagGTTTCTTTGATCTTTTGTTACCGTTAAGGTCgctttaacataaattttatttgaatattttactCTTATGCCATGAAATAACTAAATTGCTCCACATGTGCTTTTTTGTCTAATAGTTTAGGTATTTAGTTTTATGACGTATAATCCAgtacttttaaataaaatcaaataattaataatcatactaataaaatattatttatacatcatttaaaaacaacaaattttatataaaattgtaGAAATATTGatgttaaacaaaatttttgggtGTTTTGATTCTTAActtataagggtaaaataatcaatttaaaattatactaaagGAATCGTAGtagtcaaatataataaacaatctaagtcacgaaaaaagtaaattaagaGTCAATTGATTCTCCAAACTGcttcttcatttaaattttcttttaagtgtGAACTTATCGTAATTATTTTCTGATAGTAAGGGTGGGTTTATAAAAATTGTAGGGTAAAAATATCACCATCTCAACAATTATATCAGCTATTATGACAAAATATAGGAAAAATAGAGCTTGGatccttaaaatttttttactttaccACTTAGTaggaatataatttttactttcattttagttatcGACTAACTTGCGACTGCAATGATAATCTGAATGAGGCGTCGGAGGATAAGAAACAACCTATAACTATGGGTAAATTTCtcccaaattttaatatttaaaattgggCATTGGTCTATATTGAACCCAAATATATGAATTACGCTATACATTTGATCTGATTCAAGCAGATATTGTATTAGATCCATGACTCTGCAAAGAAGTAGGAAGTTCCTACGGCCTGGGGCGGCAATGACTCGTTTTGTGGGGTATTTAGTGAAGTGCCTTTACAGGGATGCTTTTATAGTTTTTATGTGGTTTTGTCTCTTATATTTTTAggatttgtttgtttcaatAAAGTCACCAAATATTGGATTTAGTCTCTCTATTTAGAGTTTGCGACAATGTTGTGCTGTTTTAGCGAGCACtactgtgtgtgtgtgtatatatatatttgtggtTTTCATCTACAATAAGTAGGGGGAGAGGGTAGACTAAGgggtgtttatttttttgacttaattgacttaatCAGTTAAATCAGtaagtttgtttgttttttcaactcaattaaaattttcaattattaagtcattaagttacttttttattttttttacttaatctaaaaagtctGATTGATATCATTAAATGATATTCTCCAAAAGATccttatctaattaattaattttcatctttacctaaataaaatttaataataattagcattattaccCATCTCtatataacttgtgataatatattgtggtatactattattatttttatctttttattttcttcaaattagcattattatcttcataattttctatgaataattttcatataaaaacatcataaactataataaaattgattaacatatataatatagaatattaaagagttgtatcaattgaatatgatttatgttatgataatatattatcttatttatattctttgagatgtttattatttgtttaacatttaCAATTTGTAAGggtataaatgtaaaaatattatttttagatatttttaagttaaaaaaacaaacaacttaatttttatttttagtgatttagacaaaaaaaaaattcattcagATTTAAACATTTAGCTCTATTTAAAATTCAGATTAATTCAGATCTATTtagatttcagataaaaaaaaaaatgccaccTAAACTagagacaaaaattaatttctctaGCACCTTACTAGAGCCTTGCTTGTGGAAACATTTCGAGATagattaatgaaataaaatgttgagattgaaaagatagagaaacaaaagtttgaaaaaagactaaatttattaataaaagctTGAATAACAAAACTAAGATTTTGTGGGTCTTTTATACTAACCctaaataatgtaaatttacCAAAGTTGGCAAActtgaattattattacataataaaactttatcaattaaaacaagaaaaacaaaataaatggtacttaaatttattgtacaaaaaaaaaaaaatctaaacaatagtagaaaagattaaaaaaatgacttaaacTTGTAAAATGGATAATCTCATTGCGaaaatcaacattttttttaagcagACCTATTATGTAACTAAAAAATGGGgcctaaataatttaatagtattGAATTAGATTCATCTAATCGCATACTTTAAAacgatatattttttaaaccaaaataaatgcctttaattcaatttatgttATGGAAAATTACCCTATTCATCCTCCGCACCTATTATACATCAGATATTTTCTGCCAACTTGTGATTGTTTTATCTGTagaattgttttaatttaatgaaagtttTTTTGGAGTTGGGTAGGACTGAATTTCCCTAAACAGATCTAATTGTTCATAGTCCTTGCCTACAATATATAACATGTTTTAAAGGCCaacagaaataaaatagtggtcaaaattttaatgatttgcAATTTGGAAGTGGATTTCCTCTAATTTCTTAACCGCACACTTGCGGCAGGAGTTTTGTTCCCAAAAACATGAAACTGATTTAAAAACACAACTAATTAAGTTATGCTCGCCACTTGTGACTAAATCAACATTCTAACATTGACCATAAGTTAGTTCAAATCAACTTTTGAAAGAGAGCTTTATAAAGGTGGTCGtgtttgtaaaaaattaaatcgtttttaattattgttatacCAAAGTTAAAAAAAGGGCAGAGAATATCATCATAACGATTCATTCAAAAgcaataaggaaaaagaaaaaaaaaatgaaatgcgTTGCTTTTGACAAGGTGAAGTGACTGGTGAGTCCCACCGTAAGATGCTGTGGTACCAGATAGTGATCCTTGACTGCAAACAGTGAAACAATTTATGCCACCTCTAAAgtgtcaaatttatttttttatttttttaccattGACGATATACcactgaaaaataatttggttgccgagaaaataaaatggagAGTGCATGATTAGGTCATACAAGTGAGTGTTTCATCATATATTTTcgaaatgaaattaaagtaaaaaggaATAGAGCGAGGGTTCTGAGTAGTACTGAAGTATTTGGATCGCAAGTGATGTGGAACAGTGGCCAACTGGCCACTAGTTTTTTATCTTCTACTTCAATTacttcattaataaaaaataattaggaCTTAATTAGGGATGTGAATGTTACAAATCAACAATTAAGACTTAATTAAAGGGTCTATATGATCATTTAAACAAACGTTATGGGTGTAAACGGCTTTACCCTATTtttaaacaagtaaaataatatgaaaaactaaatcaatatttatgaatattatttGGGGGTAATTAGAGAAAGCATGGTGGCCTATATTTCTTCTCAACCCTTTGTggtttatgaaattgattgcaAAGTCACGAACTCTCCATTATTGTGTCAATTGAGACAAAATATACGAATCAGGAAGAccgaaaattaaattgattttaaaataaccaaTCTTATAAAGATATACTGTTGAATTACCCAATcgaaaataagaaaatcaatagAAAATGGCATCAGTGCTATTAAGAATTGCTTTGATCTTGATCACTTTTAGACTCACGTGCATTCACGATTCATGGCTgtgaaaaccaaaaataatactaaaattgAAGTCACACAAAGATAAATTAAAcgagaaaaataaaggaaaccttgttaatggaaaaatgaaaaaagacaGTATATTATGAGAGAGATCAGTATTTTAGTTCAATGGAGCTatatattttgacatttaGAAGAGAGTTCaaggtaaatattaatttttaaaattttataaattagtgTGCAAAAATATAAAGGTGTTCAAAGTATCTTTCAAAGTGTAAATAGTTATTCCCttcaaaataatactaaaCATATTCTTGTACGtaaatttcagtttttttagACACTATAATTTATACATATGTTTCAATACAAGCTAGAGAGAGTTTTT
This window contains:
- the LOC102628763 gene encoding histone deacetylase 14, chloroplastic isoform X4 encodes the protein MSHHVRQWKSHNQFNFDTKLLGHRHIWKYSSLQRKNLIKNKRGFICSYTAEKDLNLQLSDARVIYGVAPALGHNQELHPESHLRVPAIVSALEKMELTSEFRGSEIIELKNFSPASVDDIASVHARAYVSGLEKAMDRASQQGIILIEGSGPTYATATTFQESLAAAGAGIALVDSVVAASKNRPDPPLGFALIRPPGHHAIPKGPMGFCVFGNVAIAARYAQRAHGLKRVFIIDFDVHHGNGTNDAFYDDPDIFFLSTHQDGSYPGTGKIDEVGRGDGEGSTLNLPLPGGSGDTAMRTVFHEVIVPCAQRFKPDLILVSAGYDAHVLDPLASLQFTTGTYYMLAANIKQLAKDLCGSRCVFFLEGGYNLNSLSYSVADSFRAFLGEPSKASEFDNPAILYEEPSAKVKQAIERVKHIHSL
- the LOC102628763 gene encoding histone deacetylase 14, chloroplastic isoform X5, which produces MELTSEFRGSEIIELKNFSPASVDDIASVHARAYVSGLEKAMDRASQQGIILIEGSGPTYATATTFQESLAAAGAGIALVDSVVAASKNRPDPPLGFALIRPPGHHAIPKGPMGFCVFGNVAIAARYAQRAHGLKRVFIIDFDVHHGNGTNDAFYDDPDIFFLSTHQDGSYPGTGKIDEVGRGDGEGSTLNLPLPGGSGDTAMRTVFHEVIVPCAQRFKPDLILVSAGYDAHVLDPLASLQFTTGTYYMLAANIKQLAKDLCGSRCVFFLEGGYNLNSLSYSVADSFRAFLGEPSKASEFDNPAILYEEPSAKVKQAIERVKHIHSL
- the LOC102628763 gene encoding histone deacetylase 14, chloroplastic isoform X3, translated to MELQMLKPPTFPGNLFSLMSHHVRQWKSHNQFNFDTKLLGHRHIWKYSSLQRKNLIKNKRGFICSYTAEKDLNLQLSDARVIYGVAPALGHNQELHPESHLRVPAIVSALEKMELTSEFRGSEIIELKNFSPASVDDIASVHARAYVSGLEKAMDRASQQGIILIEGSGPTYATATTFQESLAAAGAGIALVDSVVAASKNRPDPPLGFALIRPPGHHAIPKGPMGFCVFGNVAIAARYAQRAHGLKRVFIIDFDVHHGNGTNDAFYDDPDIFFLSTHQDGSYPGTGKIDEVGRGDGEGSTLNLPLPGGSGDTAMRTVFHEVIVPCAQRFKPDLILVSAGYDAHVLDPLASLQFTTGTYYMLAANIKQLAKDLCGSRCVFFLEGGYNLNSLSYSVADSFRAFLGEPSKASEFDNPAILYEEPSAKVKQAIERVKHIHSL
- the LOC102628763 gene encoding histone deacetylase 14, chloroplastic isoform X2 codes for the protein MELQMLKPPTFPDKSIVLFLGNLFSLMSHHVRQWKSHNQFNFDTKLLGHRHIWKYSSLQRKNLIKNKRGFICSYTAEKDLNLQLSDARVIYGVAPALGHNQELHPESHLRVPAIVSALEKMELTSEFRGSEIIELKNFSPASVDDIASVHARAYVSGLEKAMDRASQQGIILIEGSGPTYATATTFQESLAAAGAGIALVDSVAASKNRPDPPLGFALIRPPGHHAIPKGPMGFCVFGNVAIAARYAQRAHGLKRVFIIDFDVHHGNGTNDAFYDDPDIFFLSTHQDGSYPGTGKIDEVGRGDGEGSTLNLPLPGGSGDTAMRTVFHEVIVPCAQRFKPDLILVSAGYDAHVLDPLASLQFTTGTYYMLAANIKQLAKDLCGSRCVFFLEGGYNLNSLSYSVADSFRAFLGEPSKASEFDNPAILYEEPSAKVKQAIERVKHIHSL
- the LOC102628763 gene encoding histone deacetylase 14, chloroplastic isoform X1, whose translation is MELQMLKPPTFPDKSIVLFLGNLFSLMSHHVRQWKSHNQFNFDTKLLGHRHIWKYSSLQRKNLIKNKRGFICSYTAEKDLNLQLSDARVIYGVAPALGHNQELHPESHLRVPAIVSALEKMELTSEFRGSEIIELKNFSPASVDDIASVHARAYVSGLEKAMDRASQQGIILIEGSGPTYATATTFQESLAAAGAGIALVDSVVAASKNRPDPPLGFALIRPPGHHAIPKGPMGFCVFGNVAIAARYAQRAHGLKRVFIIDFDVHHGNGTNDAFYDDPDIFFLSTHQDGSYPGTGKIDEVGRGDGEGSTLNLPLPGGSGDTAMRTVFHEVIVPCAQRFKPDLILVSAGYDAHVLDPLASLQFTTGTYYMLAANIKQLAKDLCGSRCVFFLEGGYNLNSLSYSVADSFRAFLGEPSKASEFDNPAILYEEPSAKVKQAIERVKHIHSL